One genomic segment of Helianthus annuus cultivar XRQ/B chromosome 14, HanXRQr2.0-SUNRISE, whole genome shotgun sequence includes these proteins:
- the LOC110908892 gene encoding cell division control protein 45 homolog, which translates to MVREQSIESFYSNLRESALGSANNTPLLIFPSTSDVDSLCALKIICHVLESDSARYACYPVSSFKEIHKYAGPSLSSLSDDPVTILLINWGCHRDLRKVLDLGPVARVFVVDSHRPIHLHNLSEGNDRVVVLYTRDDENQADLSYDFDVSALAAASDLNSDDEVEDDESDSDDESECDGDGDRKRRRVSDDEDDETDPLKLFRKLKKAYYHMGTFHGKPSGCLMYELSNFLRKNTNDLLWLACVALTDQFVHERLTNERYQAGVMELEQHINSSGNLGAVSSVTLKDGTIVCAPDASRIAYEDEPRLMLLQEWNLFDSMLCSSYIATKLKTWSDNGTKKLMLLLAQMGFALDECKQKFRFMSVEIKKKMKDEFEHFLPDYGLNNFYYRGFLLLHGYSSKISAADVVYGITALLESSVDSNSCASKQFGEAYDALSLRKLEKLEMGMRHAIKIQRAILRQGSTAITRKGSIRSGTKFRWVKLEDSADAKLLGCPQALTKLGYFIMDALREKGARLKPLVCVCYIQEREKVLIVGVCGKPRLGAVQGNAFGIAFRNAAEETGAEFFHELFESSWIVLEAVAVNDFMIKLTEKLI; encoded by the coding sequence ATGGTTCGTGAACAGAGCATCGAGTCTTTTTACAGTAACTTACGTGAATCTGCTTTGGGGTCTGCTAACAATACCCCTTTGTTAATATTCCCATCAACTTCTGATGTTGACTCTCTATGTGCTTTGAAGATTATATGTCATGTCTTGGAATCTGATTCTGCTCGGTATGCTTGTTACCCTGTTTCCAGTTTTAAGGAGATTCATAAGTATGCTGGCCCTAGTTTGAGTTCATTATCTGATGATCCTGTTACCATACTTTTGATTAAttgggggtgtcatagggatctcaGGAAGGTTTTAGATCTAGGGCCTGTGGCTCGGGTTTTTGTCGTCGATAGTCATCGGCCGATTCATTTGCATAATCTTAGTGAAGGGAATGATAGGGTGGTTGTTTTGTACACTAGGGATGATGAGAATCAGGCGGATTTGTCGTATGATTTTGATGTGTCGGCGTTGGCGGCTGCCAGTGATTTGAATAGTGATGATGAAGTGGAGGACGATGAGTCGGATAGTGACGATGAAAGTGAGTGTGATGGGGACGGGGATAGAAAAAGAAGACGGGTTTcagatgatgaggatgatgagaCTGACCCATTGAAGCTGTTTAGGAAGCTGAAAAAGGCATATTATCATATGGGTACTTTTCATGGGAAGCCGTCGGGTTGTTTGATGTACGAGTTGTCTAATTTCTTGAGGAAAAACACTAACGATTTGCTGTGGCTAGCGTGCGTGGCGTTAACTGATCAGTTTGTTCATGAGAGGTTAACGAACGAGAGGTACCAAGCTGGTGTGATGGAGCTTGAGCAGCATATAAACAGTTCAGGGAATTTGGGTGCGGTCAGTTCGGTAACTCTTAAAGACGGAACTATTGTTTGTGCGCCGGATGCTTCAAGAATTGCTTATGAAGATGAGCCGAGGCTCATGCTATTGCAAGAATGGAACCTTTTTGATTCGATGTTATGTTCTTCTTACATAGCAACAAAGTTGAAGACATGGAGTGACAACGGGACTAAAAAGCTCATGTTACTTCTCGCTCAAATGGGATTTGCACTTGACGAGTGTAAACAGAAGTTCCGTTTCATGAGTGTTGAGAttaagaagaaaatgaaagacgaGTTTGAACATTTTCTACCCGATTATGGTTTGAACAACTTTTATTATCGCGGGTTCTTGTTGTTACACGGATATAGCTCAAAAATCTCGGCTGCAGATGTGGTTTATGGAATCACCGCACTTCTAGAATCTTCCGTTGATTCAAACAGCTGTGCTTCCAAACAATTCGGAGAAGCATACGATGCGTTATCGTTAAGGAAACTCGAAAAGCTAGAAATGGGCATGAGGCATGCAATCAAGATCCAACGGGCTATTCTTCGACAAGGAAGCACTGCCATAACCCGAAAGGGTTCAATAAGAAGCGGGACCAAGTTCAGATGGGTCAAACTTGAAGATTCAGCTGATGCGAAATTACTGGGATGCCCTCAAGCTTTAACAAAGTTGGGGTATTTCATAATGGACGCGTTAAGAGAAAAAGGCGCAAGATTGAAACCTTTGGTATGCGTTTGCTACATTCAAGAACGAGAAAAGGTTCTAATTGTCGGAGTTTGCGGTAAACCAAGGCTGGGAGCTGTTCAAGGAAATGCATTCGGGATTGCGTTTAGAAACGCAGCTGAGGAGACTGGTGCTGAGTTTTTTCACGAGCTTTTTGAGTCGTCGTGGATCGTTTTGGAAGCTGTTGCGGTTAATGATTTCATGATTAAGCTAACTGAGAAGCTAATATGA